A section of the Streptomyces sp. CG1 genome encodes:
- a CDS encoding methylenetetrahydrofolate reductase, with amino-acid sequence MNPALTVPPAVGADAALLDGFSLEMTGKDVPRLEEAQGSIPRGTRINITFLAGEDLGMRLAAARAVRRLGFVPVPHISARRLPSRAALEEFLSGLAADGTAENVFVVGGDPARPEGPYEDALAVLRTGLLQRHGVRHVGISGYPEGHPAIADRTLWSALTDKAAAIGAHRFGGDVITQFGFDVEPVLSWLEAARARGVHLPVRIGVPGPAGVRRLLGYATRFGVATSASVARKYGFSLTNLMGTTGPDRFLHTLAQRYDPERHGAVKVHFYTFGGLRHTAEWITAFRQTAAPGTRTP; translated from the coding sequence ATGAACCCCGCTCTCACCGTCCCCCCGGCCGTCGGTGCCGATGCCGCTCTGCTGGACGGCTTCTCCCTGGAGATGACCGGCAAGGACGTGCCCCGGCTGGAGGAGGCGCAGGGCAGCATCCCGCGGGGTACCCGGATCAACATCACCTTCCTCGCCGGTGAGGATCTCGGCATGCGGCTGGCGGCCGCCCGCGCGGTCAGGCGGCTCGGTTTCGTGCCCGTACCGCACATCTCCGCACGCCGCCTGCCCTCCCGCGCCGCCCTGGAGGAGTTCCTGTCCGGACTGGCCGCGGACGGCACCGCCGAGAACGTCTTCGTCGTCGGCGGCGACCCCGCCCGGCCCGAGGGTCCCTACGAAGACGCCCTTGCCGTGCTGCGCACCGGGCTCCTCCAGCGTCACGGTGTCCGCCACGTCGGCATCAGCGGCTACCCGGAGGGCCACCCCGCGATAGCCGACCGCACGCTGTGGTCGGCGCTCACCGACAAGGCGGCGGCCATCGGCGCGCACCGCTTCGGCGGCGACGTGATCACACAGTTCGGCTTCGACGTCGAGCCGGTCCTGAGCTGGCTGGAGGCCGCTCGCGCGCGGGGCGTGCACCTGCCCGTCCGCATCGGTGTGCCCGGACCGGCGGGCGTACGCCGACTGCTCGGCTACGCCACCCGGTTCGGCGTCGCGACCAGCGCCTCCGTCGCCCGCAAGTACGGCTTCTCGCTGACCAACCTCATGGGCACGACCGGCCCGGACCGCTTCCTGCACACGCTCGCCCAGCGCTACGACCCCGAGCGGCACGGCGCGGTGAAGGTGCACTTCTACACGTTCGGCGGGCTGCGCCACACCGCCGAGTGGATCACCGCGTTCCGCCAGACCGCCGCCCCCGGCACACGCACGCCGTAG
- a CDS encoding B3/4 domain-containing protein, which translates to MRFRHADTIWAMFPELASAALYATGVDARVDTAPRAAEYTARALDRLAGATEGEFPEVLAWRRTFSRLGVKPTQYRSASESLLRRLRKEGTLPRIHPLVDLCNALSVAYAIPVAVLDVDRVAWPLLEVRPAAGDETYTAFGGGVEHPAHGEVTFVDSAGRAHARRWTHRQSGHSAVGEHTRRVLVVAEAMHEGGAAIVPELLKAVEEEIAAHWGAGTETAVLSASAPDFVFGG; encoded by the coding sequence ATGCGATTCCGGCACGCGGACACCATCTGGGCCATGTTCCCCGAACTGGCCTCGGCCGCGCTGTACGCCACCGGCGTCGACGCCCGCGTGGACACCGCGCCGCGCGCCGCCGAGTACACCGCCCGCGCCCTGGACCGGCTGGCCGGCGCCACCGAGGGCGAGTTTCCCGAAGTGCTGGCCTGGCGGCGGACGTTCAGCCGGCTGGGGGTGAAGCCGACGCAGTACCGGTCCGCCTCGGAGTCGCTGCTGCGGCGGCTGCGTAAGGAGGGCACGCTGCCGCGCATCCATCCGCTGGTCGACCTGTGCAACGCGCTGTCGGTGGCGTACGCGATCCCGGTGGCCGTCCTCGACGTCGACCGGGTCGCCTGGCCGCTGCTGGAGGTGCGGCCGGCCGCCGGCGACGAGACGTACACGGCGTTCGGCGGGGGCGTCGAGCATCCCGCGCACGGCGAAGTGACCTTCGTCGACTCCGCGGGGCGGGCGCACGCCCGGCGCTGGACCCATCGGCAGAGCGGCCACTCGGCGGTCGGCGAGCACACCCGCCGTGTGCTGGTGGTGGCGGAGGCCATGCACGAGGGCGGCGCGGCCATCGTGCCCGAGCTGCTGAAGGCGGTGGAGGAGGAGATCGCGGCGCACTGGGGAGCCGGGACGGAGACGGCCGTGCTCAGCGCGTCCGCACCGGACTTCGTCTTCGGCGGCTGA
- a CDS encoding IS607 family transposase has product MNLTEWARAQGVSPHTAYRWFKNGTLPVPAQRVGPRTILVNIDAAAAAEVIGGLGLYARVSSNDQKADLERQVARLSQWAAKAGHRVVRVEAEIASGMNGARSKAKRMLADPAVTTVVVERKDRLGRINVELVEAALSAHGRRLVVLDDGEVEDDLVRDVVEVLTSFCARLYGRRSAKNRARKALEAAQHG; this is encoded by the coding sequence GTGAATCTGACTGAGTGGGCACGAGCCCAGGGGGTGAGCCCCCACACCGCGTATCGTTGGTTCAAGAACGGGACGCTCCCTGTTCCCGCTCAGCGTGTGGGGCCGCGCACGATCCTGGTGAACATCGACGCCGCCGCAGCTGCGGAGGTGATCGGGGGCCTGGGCCTGTATGCCCGTGTCTCCTCCAACGACCAGAAGGCGGATCTGGAACGTCAGGTCGCCCGGCTCTCGCAGTGGGCAGCCAAGGCCGGTCACCGTGTGGTCCGCGTGGAGGCTGAGATCGCTTCCGGGATGAACGGCGCTCGGTCGAAGGCGAAGCGGATGCTGGCTGACCCGGCAGTGACCACGGTTGTGGTCGAGCGCAAAGACCGCCTCGGACGTATAAACGTCGAACTCGTTGAGGCCGCACTGTCCGCGCACGGGCGTCGCCTCGTCGTCCTGGACGACGGCGAAGTGGAAGACGACCTGGTCCGCGATGTGGTGGAGGTCCTGACGTCGTTCTGCGCCCGCCTGTACGGGCGACGGTCGGCGAAGAACCGTGCCCGCAAGGCGCTGGAGGCAGCGCAGCATGGCTGA
- a CDS encoding FtsW/RodA/SpoVE family cell cycle protein, producing the protein MTGRRRPAKLAVRPARQPGQPSDRTVELVLVLGAIVICGFGYAETALAVTGKLPSDMVMTCAAAAVLPLVCHVVVRRFAPHADPLILPLATLLSGLGLVLIHRLDIAYGKHYHHSAPAASGQLMWCGIAVVVFVAAIALLKDHRRLQRYPYVTIAVGMVLLMAPAFYPGDVYGAKRWIFIGPLSFQPGEFVKIVIVVFFAGYLTMRRDALALAGRRLFGMYLPRGRQLGPVAAVWILSLLVLIFERDLGTSLIFFGLFVIMLYVATERTSWVVFGVVAFAIGAFVVGSFEPHVHGRVVAWLHPMDIFLPPDKRPPGLVSDQAAQALFSFGSGGIFGSGLGEGHPELIGFAGRSDFILTTVGEELGLTGVTVVILLYALLAERGLRTALTVTDPFGKLLAGGLASALVLQVFVVVGGVTGLIPLTGKALPFLAQGGSSMVANWLLVAVLIKVSDTARRPPPAPATDVSAAETQFVRP; encoded by the coding sequence ATGACTGGTCGGCGTCGACCGGCGAAACTGGCAGTACGGCCGGCGAGACAGCCGGGGCAACCGAGCGACCGGACAGTGGAGCTGGTCCTGGTGCTCGGCGCCATTGTCATATGCGGGTTCGGCTACGCCGAGACGGCCCTCGCGGTCACCGGGAAGCTGCCGTCCGACATGGTGATGACGTGTGCGGCCGCGGCCGTACTGCCCCTGGTGTGTCACGTCGTCGTACGCCGGTTCGCCCCACACGCCGATCCGCTGATCCTGCCCCTGGCCACCCTGCTCAGCGGCCTGGGGCTCGTCCTCATCCACCGGCTCGACATCGCCTACGGGAAGCACTACCACCACTCGGCGCCCGCGGCGTCGGGGCAACTGATGTGGTGCGGGATCGCGGTGGTGGTGTTCGTCGCAGCGATAGCGCTGCTCAAGGATCACCGCAGGCTGCAGCGCTATCCGTACGTCACGATCGCCGTGGGCATGGTCCTGCTGATGGCGCCGGCCTTCTATCCCGGCGACGTCTACGGCGCCAAGCGGTGGATCTTCATCGGCCCGCTGTCCTTCCAGCCGGGCGAGTTCGTGAAGATCGTCATCGTGGTCTTCTTCGCGGGGTACCTGACGATGCGCAGGGACGCCCTCGCGCTCGCCGGCCGGCGCTTGTTCGGCATGTATCTCCCGCGCGGGCGGCAGCTCGGCCCGGTCGCGGCCGTGTGGATACTCAGCCTGCTGGTCCTGATCTTCGAACGGGACCTCGGCACCTCGCTCATCTTCTTCGGCCTGTTCGTGATCATGCTCTACGTCGCCACCGAGCGCACCAGCTGGGTGGTGTTCGGCGTGGTCGCGTTCGCCATCGGGGCCTTCGTCGTCGGTTCCTTCGAACCGCACGTCCACGGCCGTGTCGTCGCCTGGCTCCACCCGATGGACATCTTCCTCCCGCCCGACAAGCGCCCGCCGGGGCTGGTCTCGGACCAAGCCGCGCAGGCCCTGTTCAGCTTCGGCTCGGGCGGCATCTTCGGCAGCGGGCTCGGCGAGGGCCACCCGGAACTCATCGGCTTCGCCGGACGCAGCGACTTCATCCTCACCACGGTCGGCGAGGAACTCGGGCTGACCGGCGTGACGGTCGTCATCCTGCTCTACGCCCTGCTCGCCGAGCGCGGCCTGCGCACGGCCCTGACCGTCACCGACCCGTTCGGCAAGCTGCTCGCCGGCGGCCTGGCCTCGGCGCTCGTCCTCCAGGTCTTCGTCGTCGTGGGCGGTGTCACCGGGCTCATCCCGCTCACCGGCAAGGCCCTGCCCTTCCTCGCCCAGGGTGGCTCGTCCATGGTCGCCAACTGGCTGCTGGTCGCCGTCCTGATCAAGGTCAGCGACACCGCCCGCCGGCCACCGCCGGCCCCGGCCACGGACGTGAGCGCCGCCGAGACCCAGTTCGTCCGGCCGTGA
- a CDS encoding heavy metal transporter encodes MAARRWGRRKAWLVVIGVGVVLALVCYLAVRFIRSVSPDECTAHGTDGSTVSLDLDQASHAATVAAVAHARGLPERAVTIALATAIQESKLRNLGYGDRDSLGLFQQRPSQGWGSPAQIRDPVYASGKFFDALVKVPDYLGLPVTVAAQQVQRSGYPEAYAQHEDMAATLAAVLSGREGPALSCTVAGAEVTAAPTGADAAGAEAAGAGAAGADATAAGASGAGGTASAAPGRGTGVTAAVRREFGRVPAPVSVPGGVTYPVDEPATGWALALWLVCHATALHATSVTFEGRRWNSAMSDHGWTRTTSAPASGETSAVAVTVASGVRPVQAAGP; translated from the coding sequence GTGGCGGCACGCAGGTGGGGGCGCCGCAAGGCGTGGCTGGTCGTCATCGGGGTGGGCGTGGTCCTGGCGCTCGTGTGCTACCTCGCCGTCCGGTTCATCCGCTCGGTGAGCCCCGATGAATGCACAGCACACGGCACGGACGGGTCGACCGTCTCGCTCGACCTCGACCAGGCCTCCCACGCCGCGACCGTCGCGGCCGTCGCCCACGCCCGCGGCCTGCCGGAGCGGGCTGTCACCATCGCCCTGGCGACCGCGATCCAGGAGTCCAAGCTCCGCAATCTCGGCTACGGCGACCGCGACTCCCTCGGCCTGTTCCAGCAGCGCCCGTCCCAGGGCTGGGGCAGCCCGGCGCAGATCCGCGACCCCGTCTACGCCTCGGGGAAGTTCTTCGACGCGCTGGTCAAGGTGCCGGACTACCTCGGTCTGCCGGTCACCGTCGCCGCGCAGCAGGTGCAGCGCAGCGGATACCCGGAGGCCTATGCCCAGCATGAGGACATGGCGGCGACGCTGGCCGCGGTGCTGAGCGGGCGGGAGGGGCCCGCGCTGAGCTGCACGGTGGCGGGGGCCGAGGTGACCGCGGCCCCGACCGGAGCCGATGCGGCGGGTGCCGAGGCGGCGGGTGCCGGGGCGGCCGGGGCTGACGCGACCGCGGCCGGGGCGAGTGGGGCGGGCGGCACGGCGAGCGCCGCACCCGGGAGGGGCACCGGTGTCACCGCCGCGGTCCGGCGCGAGTTCGGCCGGGTGCCGGCTCCCGTGTCCGTGCCCGGCGGGGTCACGTACCCGGTCGACGAGCCGGCGACGGGCTGGGCCCTGGCCCTCTGGCTGGTCTGCCACGCCACCGCGCTGCACGCCACGTCCGTGACGTTCGAAGGACGCCGGTGGAACAGTGCCATGTCGGACCACGGCTGGACCCGCACCACGTCCGCGCCCGCGTCCGGGGAGACCTCGGCGGTCGCGGTCACCGTGGCGTCCGGTGTCAGGCCTGTACAGGCCGCTGGACCTTGA
- a CDS encoding AlkA N-terminal domain-containing protein gives MQTATTHLDREHCVRAVQSKDARFDGWFFTAVLTTRIYCRPSCPVVPPKPENMTFYPSAAACQQAGFRACKRCRPDTSPGSPEWNQRVDLVARAMRLIADGVVDREGVPGLAARLGYSTRQVERQLLAELGAGPLALARAQRAQTARLLVETSALPMAEIAFAAGFSSIRTFNDTVREVFALTPSELRARAPRSGAGAPGVLSLRLPFRAPLNPSNLFGHLAATAVPGVEEWRDGAYRRTLRLPYGHGVVSLAPRPDHIACRLTLSDLRDLTVAISRCRRMLDLDADPVAVDDHLRTDPFLAPLVDKAPGRRVPRTVDEAEFAVRAVLGQQVSTAAARTHAARLVAAHGKPLDDPEGGLTHLFPAPEALAAVDPETLAMPRTRRTTFTTLVRELADATLLLGVESDWAEARARLLALPGFGPWTVDVIAMRALGDPDAFLATDLGIRRAAQELGLPSTPAALTARAEAWRPWRAYAVQYLWATDSHPINFLPV, from the coding sequence ATGCAGACAGCGACGACGCACCTCGACCGGGAGCACTGTGTACGCGCCGTGCAGTCCAAGGACGCCCGGTTCGACGGGTGGTTCTTCACGGCAGTCCTGACCACCCGGATCTACTGCCGGCCCAGCTGTCCCGTCGTCCCGCCCAAGCCGGAGAACATGACGTTCTACCCGAGCGCGGCCGCCTGCCAGCAGGCCGGGTTCCGGGCCTGCAAACGCTGCCGCCCGGACACCAGCCCCGGCTCCCCGGAGTGGAACCAGCGGGTCGACCTGGTGGCCCGCGCGATGCGGCTGATCGCCGACGGTGTCGTGGACCGCGAGGGCGTGCCCGGACTCGCCGCCCGGCTCGGCTACAGCACCCGCCAGGTGGAGCGGCAGCTGCTCGCCGAACTGGGGGCCGGGCCGCTCGCGCTCGCCCGGGCCCAGCGCGCCCAGACCGCGCGGCTGCTCGTCGAGACCAGCGCGCTGCCCATGGCGGAGATCGCCTTCGCGGCCGGTTTCTCCTCCATCCGCACCTTCAACGACACCGTCCGCGAGGTCTTCGCCCTCACCCCGAGCGAGCTGCGCGCCCGTGCGCCGAGGTCCGGGGCCGGCGCACCGGGCGTGCTCAGCCTGCGGCTGCCGTTCCGCGCCCCGCTCAACCCCTCCAACCTCTTCGGCCACCTCGCCGCCACCGCCGTACCCGGCGTCGAGGAATGGCGGGACGGTGCCTACCGGCGCACGCTGCGGCTGCCGTACGGCCATGGGGTCGTCTCCCTCGCCCCGCGCCCCGACCACATCGCCTGCCGGCTCACACTCAGCGATCTGCGCGATCTGACCGTGGCGATCAGCCGCTGCCGCCGCATGCTCGACCTGGACGCCGACCCGGTCGCCGTGGACGACCATCTGCGCACGGACCCCTTCCTCGCGCCCCTGGTCGACAAGGCCCCGGGCCGTCGGGTGCCGCGCACGGTCGACGAGGCCGAGTTCGCCGTCCGCGCCGTGCTCGGGCAGCAGGTGTCCACGGCGGCCGCCCGCACCCACGCGGCGCGGCTGGTCGCGGCGCACGGCAAGCCCCTGGACGACCCCGAGGGCGGCCTCACCCACCTCTTCCCGGCGCCCGAGGCGCTGGCCGCCGTCGACCCGGAGACCCTGGCGATGCCCCGCACCCGGCGCACCACCTTCACCACCCTCGTCCGCGAACTCGCCGACGCCACCCTCCTCCTGGGCGTCGAGTCGGACTGGGCCGAGGCCCGCGCCCGGCTGCTCGCGCTGCCCGGCTTCGGGCCCTGGACGGTCGACGTCATCGCCATGCGCGCCCTGGGCGATCCCGACGCCTTCCTCGCCACGGACCTCGGCATCCGGCGCGCGGCCCAGGAGCTGGGACTGCCTTCCACTCCCGCCGCGCTCACCGCCCGCGCCGAGGCCTGGCGGCCCTGGCGCGCGTACGCCGTCCAGTACCTGTGGGCGACCGACAGCCACCCCATCAACTTCCTGCCTGTGTAA
- a CDS encoding IS200/IS605 family accessory protein TnpB-related protein: MADQKRKPLRQIARSFVADGPSGVSIRDRLKNLTGEDEKVLRAVGEPMGRLACADLARRCRDGLDHSTDTWAERKRDLTALSSSRWAGSVTSNAHDQWGLSRRAQHQHLKSLDAGIRMIRHRLSLPVGQKGSRGKPGGYRSRHEWFQKTRRLALLESEYERVSKQREAGRVCVVRGGRRLLHQRHNLDAAQKTKAQWRAEWEAARWFLTADGESGKRHGNETIRVNPDGEISIKLPALLAGMANAENGRYVLAARVSFPYRGDEWRDRIQANRAVAYRIHWGTTSGRWYLDASWTRKDLPVIPLDALRAQGVIGVDTNADHLAAWLLDEYGNPIGSPRRFDYDLTGTAAHRDAQLRHALTRLLHWAKACGVKAIAIEDLDFTDSKTREKHGRKKKFRQLISGIPTGRLRVRLLSMCAETGISVIAVDPAYTSMWGAEHWQKPLTSKNRKTSRHAAASVAIGRRSLGHRIRRRTTPPPHHQSDGVGHRTAQACPRDRESEGNRPRVPGPRTRSDGAGHGANAVTQNAQDRSGRSAEHV; the protein is encoded by the coding sequence ATGGCTGACCAGAAACGTAAACCGCTGCGACAGATCGCCCGGTCGTTCGTCGCCGACGGCCCGTCCGGCGTCAGCATCCGGGACCGTCTCAAGAATCTGACCGGTGAGGACGAGAAGGTCTTGCGCGCCGTGGGCGAGCCCATGGGCCGTCTCGCCTGCGCCGATCTGGCCCGCAGGTGCCGTGACGGCCTGGACCATTCCACCGACACGTGGGCCGAGCGGAAGCGGGACCTGACCGCCTTGTCGTCGTCGCGGTGGGCCGGGTCGGTCACCTCCAACGCCCACGACCAGTGGGGCCTGTCCCGCCGTGCCCAGCACCAGCACCTGAAGTCCCTGGACGCCGGTATCCGCATGATCCGGCACCGCCTGTCCCTGCCGGTCGGTCAGAAGGGCAGCCGGGGCAAGCCCGGCGGCTACCGCTCCCGCCACGAGTGGTTCCAGAAGACCCGCCGACTGGCGCTCCTGGAAAGCGAGTACGAGCGTGTCTCGAAGCAGCGTGAGGCCGGGCGCGTCTGCGTGGTGCGCGGCGGCCGTCGGCTGCTCCACCAGCGCCACAACCTGGACGCCGCGCAGAAGACAAAGGCGCAGTGGCGTGCGGAGTGGGAAGCGGCCCGCTGGTTCCTGACCGCTGACGGCGAGTCCGGCAAGCGGCACGGCAACGAGACGATCCGCGTCAACCCGGACGGCGAGATCAGCATCAAGCTGCCCGCTCTGCTCGCCGGCATGGCCAACGCGGAAAACGGCCGGTACGTCCTCGCCGCCCGCGTGAGCTTCCCGTACCGGGGCGACGAGTGGCGCGACCGCATCCAGGCGAACCGGGCCGTGGCCTACCGCATCCACTGGGGCACCACCTCCGGACGCTGGTACCTGGACGCGTCCTGGACCCGCAAAGACCTCCCCGTGATCCCGCTCGATGCGCTCCGGGCGCAGGGCGTGATCGGTGTGGACACCAACGCCGACCACTTGGCCGCCTGGCTGCTGGACGAGTACGGCAACCCGATCGGCAGCCCGCGCCGCTTCGACTACGACCTGACCGGCACCGCCGCCCACCGCGACGCCCAGCTCCGCCACGCCCTCACCCGCCTCCTCCACTGGGCCAAGGCCTGCGGCGTTAAGGCCATCGCAATCGAAGACCTCGACTTCACCGACTCCAAGACCCGGGAGAAACATGGCCGGAAGAAGAAGTTTCGGCAGCTGATCTCCGGCATCCCCACCGGCCGCCTCCGCGTACGCCTCCTGAGCATGTGCGCCGAGACCGGTATCAGCGTGATCGCCGTCGATCCCGCCTACACCTCGATGTGGGGCGCCGAGCACTGGCAAAAGCCCCTCACCAGCAAGAACCGCAAGACCAGCCGACACGCCGCCGCCTCGGTGGCGATCGGACGACGCTCCCTCGGCCACCGGATCAGGCGACGGACGACACCGCCCCCGCACCACCAGAGTGATGGTGTGGGGCATCGGACCGCCCAGGCCTGCCCCCGTGACCGAGAAAGCGAGGGAAACCGCCCCCGCGTACCCGGACCACGGACACGATCCGATGGCGCCGGACACGGAGCGAACGCGGTGACCCAGAACGCCCAAGACCGTTCGGGGCGTTCGGCTGAGCACGTGTAA
- a CDS encoding methylated-DNA--[protein]-cysteine S-methyltransferase, translated as MTSSFHTVIDSPYGPLTLVADTDGDADGALCGLYMAGQRHRPPEEAFGPRDDDLPCFATAQKQLSAYFAGELQHFTLELALKGTPFQRSVWQQLSRIPYGETRTYGQLADALGKPQASRAVGLANGRNPVGIIVPCHRVIGSDGSLTGYGGGLDRKRRLLDFESRTH; from the coding sequence GTGACATCCTCGTTCCACACCGTGATCGACAGCCCGTACGGCCCGCTCACTTTGGTCGCCGACACCGACGGCGACGCCGACGGCGCCCTGTGCGGCCTGTACATGGCCGGCCAGCGGCACCGCCCGCCCGAGGAGGCCTTCGGCCCGCGCGACGACGACCTGCCCTGCTTCGCCACGGCGCAGAAGCAGCTGTCGGCCTACTTCGCGGGCGAGTTGCAGCACTTCACTCTCGAACTCGCCCTGAAGGGAACGCCGTTCCAGCGCAGCGTCTGGCAGCAGCTGAGCCGCATCCCCTACGGCGAGACCCGCACCTACGGCCAACTCGCCGACGCCCTCGGCAAACCCCAGGCCTCCCGCGCGGTCGGCCTCGCCAACGGCCGCAACCCCGTTGGCATCATCGTGCCCTGCCATCGCGTGATCGGCTCCGACGGCAGCCTCACCGGCTACGGCGGCGGCCTGGACCGCAAGCGCCGGCTGCTGGACTTCGAATCCAGAACGCACTGA
- a CDS encoding PLP-dependent aminotransferase family protein: MPAAASELPGRGSDFLQLAVCDLPGGGKAEWLAGRLRQAIADGRLAVGSRLPPTRVLAAELRVSRGVITEAYRRLAEDGHLEGRRRGGTVVVAAPFASPDAGSRGGGRASGEATGATVRAGQGRPAQGESGTPRTTSGTPRTTVRGTVPPAEPDVPYSRTSGTVPPPPPSPLSPTSPFSRTPGPDVFDALRDAPATVDFTPGRPDLATFPRTAWLRAERAVLAELSAEHLGYGDPRGAPALRRAVADWLARMRGVRVEPDEVLIVAGTAQALTLLHQVLRTDGIDAVAVEDPGSLGGRQHLRNGGLATPPVPVDEEGVRVDALRATGARAVLLTPAHQFPTGVVTSGERRRELLGWARDGGLILEDDYDAEHRYDRPPVPALRALLADRVCYMGSVSKLLAPALRIGWLVAPPRYRADLVDAKRFNDLGNAVLPQLVLARLMESGGLERQLRLLRRRHRDRRDAMIAALAEQLPGGTVHGAAAGLHLTVTYAANVPDAEFAAAALTRGVKCQPLSWHRQLPGRPGLVLGYAASAPGAIAEGVALLGDTLRELT, encoded by the coding sequence ATGCCGGCCGCCGCGAGTGAACTCCCCGGCCGCGGCTCGGACTTCCTGCAGCTGGCGGTCTGCGACCTGCCCGGGGGCGGGAAGGCGGAGTGGCTGGCCGGCCGGCTGCGGCAGGCCATAGCGGACGGCCGCCTGGCGGTGGGCAGCAGACTCCCGCCCACCCGGGTGCTGGCCGCCGAACTGCGCGTCTCCCGCGGTGTGATCACCGAGGCCTACCGCCGGCTCGCCGAGGACGGCCACCTGGAGGGGCGCCGCCGCGGGGGCACGGTGGTGGTGGCGGCACCGTTCGCTTCCCCGGACGCCGGATCCCGGGGCGGGGGCCGGGCGAGCGGCGAGGCGACAGGAGCAACCGTGCGTGCCGGGCAGGGCAGGCCTGCGCAGGGCGAGTCCGGGACGCCCCGCACCACTTCCGGGACGCCCCGCACCACTGTGCGGGGAACCGTGCCGCCGGCCGAGCCGGACGTTCCGTACTCACGTACCTCCGGCACGGTGCCCCCGCCCCCGCCCAGTCCGCTCTCCCCCACGTCACCCTTCTCCCGCACCCCCGGCCCCGATGTCTTCGACGCCTTGCGCGACGCCCCGGCCACCGTCGACTTCACTCCCGGGCGGCCGGACCTCGCCACCTTCCCGCGTACCGCCTGGCTGCGGGCCGAGCGTGCCGTGCTCGCCGAGCTGTCCGCAGAACACCTCGGCTACGGCGACCCGCGTGGCGCTCCCGCGCTGCGGCGGGCCGTGGCCGATTGGCTGGCGCGGATGCGGGGGGTGCGGGTGGAGCCGGACGAGGTGCTGATCGTCGCGGGCACGGCGCAGGCGCTCACACTGCTGCACCAGGTCCTGCGGACGGACGGCATCGACGCCGTGGCGGTGGAGGATCCGGGCTCGCTCGGGGGCCGTCAGCATCTGCGGAACGGGGGCCTCGCCACACCGCCGGTGCCCGTCGACGAGGAGGGGGTGCGGGTGGACGCGTTGCGGGCGACCGGAGCCCGCGCGGTTCTGCTCACCCCGGCCCACCAGTTCCCGACCGGCGTGGTGACCAGCGGCGAGCGCCGGCGTGAGCTGCTGGGCTGGGCGCGCGACGGCGGGCTGATCCTGGAGGACGACTACGACGCGGAGCACCGTTACGACCGGCCCCCGGTCCCCGCACTGCGGGCTCTGCTGGCCGACCGGGTGTGCTACATGGGCAGCGTGTCGAAGCTGCTCGCCCCGGCCCTGCGCATCGGCTGGCTGGTGGCACCGCCCCGCTATCGCGCTGACCTGGTCGACGCCAAGCGTTTCAACGACCTGGGGAACGCGGTGCTGCCGCAGCTGGTGCTCGCCCGGCTGATGGAGTCCGGTGGGCTGGAGCGTCAGCTACGGCTGTTGCGGCGCCGGCACCGCGACCGCCGTGACGCGATGATCGCCGCGCTCGCCGAGCAGCTGCCCGGCGGGACCGTGCACGGCGCCGCGGCGGGCCTGCATCTGACCGTCACCTACGCCGCGAACGTGCCCGACGCCGAGTTCGCCGCCGCCGCGCTGACCCGGGGCGTGAAGTGCCAACCGCTGTCCTGGCACCGCCAGTTGCCCGGCCGGCCGGGCCTCGTCCTCGGCTATGCGGCCAGCGCGCCGGGAGCCATCGCCGAGGGGGTGGCCCTGCTCGGCGACACCCTGCGCGAACTGACCTGA
- a CDS encoding chloride channel protein — protein MFMVGGALGAAEALVFPHVSPGFCALVSLTGVLGGVMRSPLTGIVFCLELTHEVKAVIPMVITASAAYLLSVVLLKRSVLTEKLARRGLHLTREYSVDPLEVHLVRQLETPAGVTFAADRAAGEVTALLRAAHESGDAEGLLAQRLYPVLDADGGLAGVVTRGTLVHADPADASRIPPVRSS, from the coding sequence ATGTTCATGGTCGGCGGTGCGCTGGGCGCGGCCGAGGCCCTGGTCTTCCCGCACGTCAGCCCCGGTTTCTGCGCCCTGGTCTCGCTGACCGGAGTGCTCGGCGGTGTCATGCGCTCCCCGCTCACCGGCATCGTCTTCTGCCTGGAACTCACCCACGAGGTCAAAGCCGTGATCCCCATGGTGATCACCGCGTCGGCCGCGTATCTGCTGTCGGTGGTCCTACTGAAGCGGTCGGTGCTCACCGAAAAGCTCGCCCGGCGCGGCCTGCACCTCACCCGTGAGTACTCCGTCGACCCGCTCGAGGTGCATCTCGTACGGCAGCTGGAGACGCCCGCCGGGGTCACCTTCGCCGCCGACCGCGCCGCCGGCGAGGTCACCGCCCTGTTGCGCGCCGCACACGAGTCGGGCGACGCCGAGGGACTGCTCGCCCAGCGTCTGTACCCGGTGCTGGATGCCGACGGCGGGCTGGCCGGTGTCGTCACGCGCGGCACACTGGTCCACGCGGACCCCGCCGACGCCTCACGAATCCCGCCGGTCCGCAGCAGCTGA